In Heptranchias perlo isolate sHepPer1 unplaced genomic scaffold, sHepPer1.hap1 HAP1_SCAFFOLD_54, whole genome shotgun sequence, the sequence CGTTCCCTTCTACTTGACGTTTGAACCTGTTTCGATAATCGACAACTTACCATGGTTCTGCAATTTAAAAACAAGCTATTTTACCGAGCCCGGATGGGTGAGCTTTAACTGGATTGATACGATTTTAAACCCATTGCTCCCATTCACCTTAATTTTGTTGCTCAACGCTCTGacagtcagacacattttagtgtccagtcgggtTCGTAAGGGACTGAGGGGTCAGAACAAGGGAGACAATCGCAATGACACAGAGATGGAGAGTAGGAGGAAGTCTGTGATTTTACTCTTCGCCATATCCGGCAGCTTCATACTTCTGTGGCTGACAACTGTTGCAGATTTCTTATATTATAACATTGCAGGAACAAGTCCCCGAGATTATAATGATTCTTTATTTACCCTTCAACAAGTCGGATATATGCTTCAGAATTTATCATCCTGCACAAACACATTTATTTATGCGGTGACTCAGtccaaattcagagagcagttcaaAAGCGCGGTGAAATATCCTGTGACCTTAATTACCAAATTAATTAATTATAATAATAACTGAGCCCAGCCCAGGAGTGATACTGCCTGTTTCCAGTCAATTAATCTCATATTTATCCGTGGTCTTCCCTCCCCTGAATTGCAGCAAGAATCGCTCGTGACCTGGGATGGGCCAACCATTGTGTTTCGGCGCATCACTCTTTTGATCGACAGGTCCGCCATTCTGTTATTTGCTAACGTCACTCTTTTGATTGACAGTTGCGCCATTCTGTTTTGGGGCGACTTCACTCTTTTGATTGGCAGGTCTGCCATTGTCTTTAGGGAGACCTCACTCCTTTGATTGACGGGTGCTCCATTGTGTTCGGAAGACCTCACTCTTATGATTGACAGGTCCGCCATTGTGTTTAGGGAGACGTCACTCTTTTGATTGACAGGTGCACCATTTGAGTTCTTCTGCAAAGAGTCCGTTCCGCCATTTCGTGGAGCAATTCAAATCGGAGCTTCCAGAGTGAGGCCTTCTtcaacaggcagacagacagggctGGGCTTTAGTctagaggatgtgggatgtagttcaGAGAAATGTTTCTGCAATATTTGAAACAAAACAACAGTTAAAAAATAACAATAATGAAAAAAAACTGAGGGAATTTTAACCCAAAATATGAAGATTTATTGCGCAGTAAAACTCCTTATCTTTCAACTGATTATTTATAATTCTGGTTTTATTAAAGATTCCTGAAGTTATTATTTCTTTTAACTAAAAGGGCCGCTTACTTCTCAGCTTTTTCTCTCGTCTCTCTTGATCTTTTTGTATTTctgatcagtctgtttctctccatctgcctCGTGTTCTCTTGTTTTTTTCCCTTCCGAACACCCTTCCCTGTTCCTCactaagtttcttttcatatttccTCTGTGTTTACACCTCCCTTACTGTTTGGTGATTTTTGttatcattctctcactctcggtCTTAGTCTGTCTTCTTACATCAACGCCCCTTTCTCTCCGTTTCTCGCTCATTCTGTTTTACTTTTCACTCCATATATTTCCCTCATTCTCTTGTATCTCTTGCCTTTTCCTGAGTGTTTCTCAGTGTATTTATGTTACGGCCTATCTATCACACTCCCTCTGTGTTTTTGTCACCTCTCCCATCTATCGCTTCTTCTCGTTCATTCTTCTTTCCCCGTGTTGCCTTTCTTCACACCTGTTTTCCGCCAGTTCCATCCTCTTCATATTCTGCTAAGGAGAAAATCAGAAACAAAGTGAGTGCAAAAAGGGAAACAATAATGAGACGAGGGAAGCGAAAATAACACAAAAAGCGAGAGTAATCGAACAGTGTGTCAGAGATAGATGGAGCGGAGACAGAAAGTGAAACAGGTGAGAAATGGAAAATGGAGAAATTTTGGAAGCAAAAAGAAGAAAAGGAGGTAAAGGCAGAAGGAAGAAAGTGATTCGAAGTAATGAAGGAATGAAAGAGAAAGAAGTGATAGGAATGGGGAAAGGAGCTCAAGGGAAAGAGACAAACATAAAATAATGAGAAATTATGAGGAACGAGAGGAAAATATAACGAAGTTTGAGACAGAAAAGAGAAAGTCAGAAAAATGATGAAGAGCGGAAATTAAAAGGAGTCAATGAGCTTCCCCAATCCCTGGATTAAATTCAGGGCCTGGTCCAGTGATCCTTAAATCTTCTGCCTGTTGCTGCTGATTCGaaacaggactcggtacagtgaacagacatttaatacaggactcgggacagggtaCAGAcaattaatacaggactcgggacagtgaactgacatttaatacaggactcgggacagggaacagacacttaatacaggacacgggacagggaacagacatttaatacagg encodes:
- the LOC137315209 gene encoding probable G-protein coupled receptor 139; amino-acid sequence: MGATLYSVEKIYYMILAVIGVPVTENGPLSLSSNFQSLFLLILTVNLIAIVILSRGKCGLSTCTIRYLVAMAAADLLVIITEVVLTRINYYYFPISFLEITPVCSVIAVLTRAATDCSVWFTVTFSFDRFVAICCQKLKTKYCTGKTAAVVLATTCILLCLKDVPFYLTFEPVSIIDNLPWFCNLKTSYFTEPGWVSFNWIDTILNPLLPFTLILLLNALTVRHILVSSRVRKGLRGQNKGDNRNDTEMESRRKSVILLFAISGSFILLWLTTVADFLYYNIAGTSPRDYNDSLFTLQQVGYMLQNLSSCTNTFIYAVTQSKFREQFKSAVKYPVTLITKLINYNNN